From the Oceanobacillus kimchii X50 genome, the window TTGAAAAATTTACGGTAGTAATCAACTCAGAGAAATATGGAAAACAAGTGTCCGCATTTTTTGATATAGATGTTGAACCAATGCAATTGCAGGAGGTAGCACAAAATTTAGCCAATCATCCGCAAGTGGCTAGTATCTATCAAATGACGGGACCAAGCACCTTACACACACATGTATTAGTTGAGGATTTTCAGAAATTAGAAGTCTTTATTAATGAAGAATTGTATTCAGTTGAAGGCATTACACGTGTCGAGAGCTCAATAATATTAAAGCGTTTTAAGAGTCGTACTGGGTTTAAGTTGTAGAGGGTTTGAAAATAGGCTGACGGCCTGATTTAAACGAGTTGAACCAGCTTTGACTAATTTGAAATCATATGGAGGTACAAGTCCAATGGTAAAAGAATAATAAGAGGAAATCTATTTCATAACTATAGACTAAAGCATGTAGATTTTCTCTCTCTCATAAAATGAAAATATTTAGAAAAGAGGAAAAATAACATGTTAAATAGATTAAGTGATACTATTTATTATTTATCCAATCAAGAGGATAAGGAACGACCAACATTAGGACTGGTATGTGGTGACCGATATAGTCTAATCATAGATGCTGGCAATTCACCTCGGCATGCTAAGGACTTTTTAATCGAAATCGAGAAGCTAAATGTTCCGCAAGTTAAGTATGTTGTTATTACCCATGCACATTGGGATCATTTCCTCGGAATGAATGAATTTGATGCGACTATTATAGTTAATCATCAAACAAACGAATTGATAAAAGAATGGCAACGTTTATCCTATGATGACCGTTCACTACAAAAGTATGTGACTACTAATCAGATGAGTGCTATGTGTATGGAGATTATACAAACCGATATGCCAAACAGGGACAGGTTTAAATTGAAATCTCCAGATGTAATCTTTGAAAATACATTAACTATTGATTTAGGTAATAAAGTTTGCATTCTCGAACGTATTAAAAGTACTCATACAGATGACTCTACAATTATTTATATTCCTGATGAAAAAGTTGTTTTTTAGGTGATTGTGCATATGGGACAACGACAAATTCTTTATTTCATTACAAGCAATCCTTGTTATTGCCTATGATGAAAGACATTCAAAAATATGATGCTGAAATGTTCCTACTAGGTCATGAATCTATCTGTG encodes:
- a CDS encoding Lrp/AsnC family transcriptional regulator; this encodes MKLDNIDKMLLEELSEDGRLSYVELAEKVGLSRVAVKDRIKNLKEKGVIEKFTVVINSEKYGKQVSAFFDIDVEPMQLQEVAQNLANHPQVASIYQMTGPSTLHTHVLVEDFQKLEVFINEELYSVEGITRVESSIILKRFKSRTGFKL
- a CDS encoding MBL fold metallo-hydrolase, which codes for MLNRLSDTIYYLSNQEDKERPTLGLVCGDRYSLIIDAGNSPRHAKDFLIEIEKLNVPQVKYVVITHAHWDHFLGMNEFDATIIVNHQTNELIKEWQRLSYDDRSLQKYVTTNQMSAMCMEIIQTDMPNRDRFKLKSPDVIFENTLTIDLGNKVCILERIKSTHTDDSTIIYIPDEKVVF